CGAGCGGCGCGACCGGCTGGTACCGGGTCGAGGCGAGGTACGGAACCGCGAACTATGCTGCCGGCGCGAATCCGACCACGGTTCCGGTGTGGACTGACACGGTGACGCTGGCAGAGCTGAATGCAACGGGAAATTCCGGCTTCGGCTGGGACCGGCAGAGTGGTCAGGGCCGGCCTCTTGCGATGACCGACGAGCACAACGTGAAATCGGTTGACTTCTATGTCACCGATTTCAAGCCCGCAGGGATGAACCAGGGGCCGTATTCGATCGCCAGTCCGGACATGGGGCCGAGCGACCCTGCCGACGTCGTGCCGACCGATTCCTGGCAGGCCAGCGCTTTCACTGACTCACTGCCCGATGAGAACGCGATGCTGCCGGCATTTTCGGAGACGGCCTATTTCAACTATACCGATATCCTGAGGGTCCCCTGCAGCGTCGGCTGTCTCACCGCCGGCAACCACTACGCGCTGGTGAAGATTGTCGCCGTCGATGTCGAGCACCAGTGCTTGCGGGCGGAGATGTGGTACCAACTCGTACCCGGGCTGCGGCTGACCGGGCACTGAGGTCGAGGCTAAGGCTTAGGCAGAGGTTAAGGTCAAGATAGGACATGATTCCCTCCCAATCTCAGCCTCAACCAAAGCCGGCTGCAGGTGCTGGCCCTTCGTCGGAGCTGGTCGAGCTGTTCCGGCGGCTTGAAGCCAAGGTCGATGAAGCGACGCGGCTGATCGCCAACCTGAGGCGCGAGAAGCTGGAACTCCAGGCACGGCTTGAGCAGGCGACCCGGGCCCGGGCCGAGACAGTGCAGCGGATTGACGCGCTGATTGACAAGATTGACGGTCTGCTATAGATTGAGTTCGATGGGAGCCGATGAAATCAGTTATCGTTAGTGTCTTTGGCAGTGATTATAATGTTAGAGCCGACAGTGACGGCGATCACGTTAAGAGAGTTGCGGAAATAGTTGACCACAAGATGAAGGAGATCGATGGCCAGTTTCACCAGGGCTCAAGCACGCGCACGGCGGTGCTGGCCAGCATGAATCTGGTCGATGAACACCTCATTCAGCGTCAGGAGGACGCGCGCTGGGCGTCGCGACAGGTCGGCTTGCTGATTGACAAGTTGGAGTCCGTTCTTGGAGTAACGAGCGCCAAGTGATGAATGTCGGGGCACGACTTCGACATTCGTCCTTCGCACTTCGCACTTTTACATAAGGCTCCCTGCTGTGTTCGTGATAGTTGGCTAAGTCTTGAGCCAACACCCGTGAAGTGGGCGCTCGATAGCGCCGTGGACTGCCACTCCTCGTTGAGCGGCGCGAAGCGGCACTGAGGCGCCCCGGTTTACGACGGGTTCATAGACTGGTCACTACACGGCACCGCGGGGTTTTGTTTTGTTTGGAGGAATCATGAGTCTGATGGTGGAAATAGTGCTGGCAATTGCCGGTTTCTTAGTTCTGGGAGTGGCAGGATTCTGGTTCGGGTTCGTCATCAGCCGGCGCGCCGCCCGCCAATTAGTGAACGGCGCCGAGCAGGAGCGCGACCGGACCTTAAAGCAGGCGCAGGAAGAGGTGAACCGGGCGCGGGAGAAGTCTGAGGCCGCGGCCAAGCTGGAGTGGGAGCGGGAGAAGCTGAAGTTCGAGACCCAGACCGCGACCACGCGCAGGGAGCTGGAACGGCTGGAAGCGAAGCTATCCGAGCGCGATAGTTTCATCGGCCGCCGGGACAGCGTTCTGACCCAGAAGGAGGCGGACCTCATCAGGAAAGACCGCGACATCGCTGCCCGGGATAAGATCGTACGGGCCAAGATGGAGCGGCTGGACCAGCTCATCAGCCAGGAGAATTCCAAACTTGAACGGCTCGCGGGCCTCTCTTCCGAGGAGGCGCGACGCGAGCTTTGTCGGAACCTGGAGAACCAGGCCCGGCTCGAGGCCGCCCAACTCGTCCGGGACATCAAGGAAGAGGCACGGGGACAGGCCGAGGAGGAGGCGCGGGAGATTATCACGTGCGCCATCCAGCGTTGCGCCGTGTCGCACGCGGCCGAAACCACGATATCGGTCGTGAGCCTGCCCTCGGATGAGCTGAAGGGCCGGATTATCGGCCGCGAGGGCCGCAACATCCGTACCTTCGAGACGCTGACCGGCGTCGAGGTGATGATCGACGACACCCCCGGTGCGATCATTATCTCCGGGTTTGACCCGGTCCGGCGCGAGGTCGCCAAGCTGGCGATGGAGAGGCTCGTGGCCGACGGCCGGATTCACCCGGCGCGAATCGAGGAGGTGGTCGGTCGCACCCGGGACGAGATGAACGCTCTCATCAAGTCGACCGGCGAATCGGTCGTGCTGGAACTGGGCATCGTCGGCCTCCACACGGAGCTTTCCAAGCTGCTGGGCCGCCTGAAGTACCGAACCAGCTACGGACAGAATGTGCTGGTTCACTCGAAGGAGGTCGCTTATCTTGCCGCGTTGATGGCGCAGGAACTGGACCTCGACCCGGCCCTGGCCAAGCGGGCCGGGTTGTTGCACGACATCGGCAAGGCCGCGGACCAGTCGATCGAGGGACCCCACGCGAGCATCGGCGCGGAACTCGCCCGCCGGTACGGCGAGGACGAGCTGGTGGTGAACGCGGTGGCGGCGCACCACGAGGAAGTGATGCTCGATTCGCCCTACGCTTTCCTCGTAGCTGCGGCCGACGGTGTGTCCGGCTCACGGCCCGGGGCCAGGCGTGAGAGTTTCGAGACGTATGTCAAACGCGTGGAGACGCTCGAGACAATCGCGTCCTCGATGGAGGGGGTCGAGCGGGCTTACGCGATACAGGCCGGGCGCGAGATCCGGGTGCTGGTCGAGCCGGACAAGGTCACGGACCACGACTCGGCGGAACTGGCGGCCAAGGTTGCGGCCCAGATTCAGGCAGAACTCAAATACCCCGGGCAGATCAAGGTCACCGTCATCCGCGAGACGCGTGCAGTCGACTACGCTCGCTAGGACAGGCCAAGGTCAAGGTTAAGGTCAAGACAGGACATGAGTCCGTCTGAATATCAACCTCAGCTCGGACCTCGGCGTCTCCCCGGGGCGTTGCGCGTGCTCTTTCTGGGCGACGTATGCGCGGAGCCGGGACGCAAGGCGGTAGAATGGGAGATCGCCGGACTGCGGCAGCGACTGGGTGCCGACTTCATCATTGCCAACGCCGAGAACGCCGCGGGCGGGTACGGGATTACGCCGGTTATTGCAGACGGACTGCTGAAGGCAGGGGTCGGCTGCATCACGACCGGGGACCACGCGTTCGACCGCAAGGAAGTCTGGGAGTATCTCGGCACCGAGTCCAGGATTCTCCGCCCGCTCAATTTCCCGCCGCAGGCGCCGGGGCGGGGCAGCGGGATCTACGAGTGTCGAATGACGAATGCCGAAGGCACAGGCGAAAGGGAAGCGACCACAGTGAAGGTGGCGGTGGTGAGCCTGCAGGGGCGCGTGTTCATGAAGCCGCTGGATTGCCCGTTCCGCCGAATGCTGCCGGCGTTGGACGAAATCCGGCGCGAAACCCCGGTGGTATTCGTGGACATTCACGCCGAGGCGACCGCAGAGAAGCAGGCAATGGGCTGGTTCCTGGATGGACGGGTGTCGGCCGTGCTGGGCAGCCACACGCATGTCCAGACCGCGGACGAGGCGATACTGGCGGGCGGCAGCGCCTACATCACCGACGCCGGCATGTGCGGCTCGTTCGACTCGGTGCTCGGCATGAGCAAGGACACGTCTCTGCGCCGGATGATCGAGATGGTGCCGGTGAGGCTGCAGCCGGCGACCGGGGACGTGCGCATCAACGGTGTGTGGGTCGATGTCGAGCCGTCGAGCGGTCGCGCCCTGTCAATCGGACGACTGGTCCACACGGTTGCGCCTGGCCCGAATCAGCTCCCGACCGGGTAGCGTCTAACAAAGTCGATGTATGGGCAGCGGCGCGTCAGCGCAATAATATCTGTAAGTCATGAGATAGACGAGCTGTTCGAGAGGTTCTTCGGGGTTCAGGAGAGCAACGCGGTCTGGGAGCCGCCGGTCGACCTCTTCGCCAGCGAGCAAAAAGTCTACCTTATGGCCGAGGTGCCGGGTGTCCCCGGGTCTGAGGTGCACGTCCGGGTCGGCGCCAGGATGGTCCAGATTCTAGGCATCAAGCGGCCGCCGCAAAAGGTCCGGCGCGGAGTAACCTTCTATGAATCCCAGATTCCGTACGGCGGATTTGAGAAGCGGGTAAGCCTGCCGTTTGCGGTTAATCCCGACAGCATCAAAGTTGAGATCAAGGACGGTGTGCTGAGCCTGGAGCTGGACCGGACGGGTGTCAGCACCGTGAGGGTGATACGACTTGAGTGATAAACCTGATACAATTGTCAAAACCGATGAGCAGTTGAAGCACGGGCCGGAGGACTTGCCGCAGGTTCGTCTCGGCCAGTTCCCGGCCGAGTTGCCGGTGTTGGTAGTGAAGGGCGGCGTGGTATTTCCCGGACTGGTATCACCGCTGGTCGTCTCGACCGAGCGTTCGGCAAAGCTGGTGGACGATGCGCTTGCCGGCGACAAGCTGGTATGCGCCGTGACACAGCGCGACTCGTCGCTTGAACACGAGGCCGAGCCGGCTGACCTGTACGGCA
This genomic interval from bacterium contains the following:
- the rny gene encoding ribonuclease Y translates to MSLMVEIVLAIAGFLVLGVAGFWFGFVISRRAARQLVNGAEQERDRTLKQAQEEVNRAREKSEAAAKLEWEREKLKFETQTATTRRELERLEAKLSERDSFIGRRDSVLTQKEADLIRKDRDIAARDKIVRAKMERLDQLISQENSKLERLAGLSSEEARRELCRNLENQARLEAAQLVRDIKEEARGQAEEEAREIITCAIQRCAVSHAAETTISVVSLPSDELKGRIIGREGRNIRTFETLTGVEVMIDDTPGAIIISGFDPVRREVAKLAMERLVADGRIHPARIEEVVGRTRDEMNALIKSTGESVVLELGIVGLHTELSKLLGRLKYRTSYGQNVLVHSKEVAYLAALMAQELDLDPALAKRAGLLHDIGKAADQSIEGPHASIGAELARRYGEDELVVNAVAAHHEEVMLDSPYAFLVAAADGVSGSRPGARRESFETYVKRVETLETIASSMEGVERAYAIQAGREIRVLVEPDKVTDHDSAELAAKVAAQIQAELKYPGQIKVTVIRETRAVDYAR
- a CDS encoding Hsp20/alpha crystallin family protein, coding for MYGQRRVSAIISVSHEIDELFERFFGVQESNAVWEPPVDLFASEQKVYLMAEVPGVPGSEVHVRVGARMVQILGIKRPPQKVRRGVTFYESQIPYGGFEKRVSLPFAVNPDSIKVEIKDGVLSLELDRTGVSTVRVIRLE
- a CDS encoding TIGR00282 family metallophosphoesterase, whose amino-acid sequence is MSPSEYQPQLGPRRLPGALRVLFLGDVCAEPGRKAVEWEIAGLRQRLGADFIIANAENAAGGYGITPVIADGLLKAGVGCITTGDHAFDRKEVWEYLGTESRILRPLNFPPQAPGRGSGIYECRMTNAEGTGEREATTVKVAVVSLQGRVFMKPLDCPFRRMLPALDEIRRETPVVFVDIHAEATAEKQAMGWFLDGRVSAVLGSHTHVQTADEAILAGGSAYITDAGMCGSFDSVLGMSKDTSLRRMIEMVPVRLQPATGDVRINGVWVDVEPSSGRALSIGRLVHTVAPGPNQLPTG
- a CDS encoding cell division protein ZapA, with protein sequence MKSVIVSVFGSDYNVRADSDGDHVKRVAEIVDHKMKEIDGQFHQGSSTRTAVLASMNLVDEHLIQRQEDARWASRQVGLLIDKLESVLGVTSAK